From Priestia aryabhattai, one genomic window encodes:
- a CDS encoding DeoR family transcriptional regulator, with product MKPSTNRMLTRIKSVYMFICKNGTVTTQELVDEFGITPRTIQRDLNVLAYNDLVRSPSRGTWTTTQKKVKMSS from the coding sequence TTGAAACCTTCAACTAATCGAATGCTAACTCGTATCAAATCGGTCTATATGTTCATTTGTAAAAATGGAACAGTTACAACGCAAGAGCTCGTAGACGAATTTGGTATTACACCAAGAACCATTCAGCGTGACTTGAATGTGTTAGCATATAATGATTTAGTTCGCAGCCCAAGTCGCGGTACATGGACGACTACGCAAAAGAAGGTCAAGATGTCATCCTAG
- the pepV gene encoding dipeptidase PepV: MTAINWKEEVQKREAEILAETQRFLQIKSVLTSTEKQEEPFGPGIAQALHFLLNKGKNDGFSVKNVDGYAGHIEAGEGKDLLGILCHVDVVPEGDGWSVDPYGGEIKDGKIFARGAIDDKGPTMAAYYAMKIVKDLGLPLSKRVRMIIGTDEESDWRCVDHYFNHEEMPTMGFAPDADFPIIYAEKGITDVEIRQQPIEGTKGSVQLTSFVSGRRYNMVPDLATAVLEFHSETDIKNKYDQFLKGQSLKGSITEKSGVYTLTLEGVSAHGSVPDKGKNAGLTLLRFLHTLELDEQANQFVGYANAYLVQDSLGEKMGLNRKDEVTGDLTINVGIMSYNQEEAGHFGLNIRYPVSAHIDNIIDTIKEKSESYRMTIKHFTDSKPHHVDQKHELIQTLQKVYQEQTNEEPTLISIGGGTYARALEAGVAFGPLFPGREEVAHEKDEYMVIEDLLRATAIYAQAIYELAK; the protein is encoded by the coding sequence ATGACGGCAATTAATTGGAAAGAGGAAGTTCAAAAAAGAGAAGCTGAAATTCTAGCTGAGACGCAGCGCTTTCTACAAATTAAAAGTGTTTTGACAAGCACAGAAAAACAAGAAGAGCCATTTGGACCTGGAATTGCTCAAGCGCTTCACTTCCTTTTAAATAAAGGAAAAAATGACGGATTTTCCGTCAAAAACGTAGACGGATATGCAGGTCATATTGAAGCAGGAGAAGGGAAAGACCTTCTTGGCATTCTTTGTCACGTAGACGTCGTTCCTGAAGGAGACGGGTGGTCGGTTGATCCATACGGCGGTGAAATAAAAGACGGGAAAATTTTTGCTAGAGGAGCAATCGATGACAAAGGCCCGACGATGGCTGCTTATTATGCGATGAAAATTGTGAAAGATTTAGGGCTTCCTCTATCTAAACGGGTTCGAATGATTATTGGAACGGATGAAGAAAGTGACTGGAGATGTGTGGACCACTACTTCAATCATGAAGAGATGCCAACTATGGGATTTGCGCCCGATGCTGATTTTCCCATCATCTATGCTGAAAAAGGCATTACAGATGTAGAAATTCGCCAGCAGCCAATTGAAGGAACAAAGGGAAGCGTCCAGCTCACATCATTTGTGTCTGGGCGACGCTATAATATGGTTCCTGATCTTGCAACAGCTGTTCTTGAATTCCATAGTGAAACGGATATTAAAAATAAGTATGATCAATTTTTAAAGGGTCAGTCCTTAAAAGGTTCAATAACAGAAAAGAGCGGTGTGTACACACTTACTCTAGAAGGCGTTTCAGCACATGGCAGCGTGCCTGATAAAGGGAAAAATGCTGGGCTTACACTTCTTCGCTTTTTACACACATTAGAACTTGATGAACAAGCTAATCAGTTTGTAGGTTATGCAAATGCGTATTTAGTCCAAGATTCACTAGGAGAAAAAATGGGCTTAAATCGCAAAGATGAGGTCACTGGTGATTTAACGATAAATGTGGGAATCATGTCTTATAATCAAGAAGAAGCGGGGCACTTTGGTTTAAATATTCGCTATCCTGTATCAGCTCATATTGACAACATTATTGATACAATTAAAGAAAAAAGTGAATCTTATCGAATGACCATCAAACATTTTACAGATTCTAAACCACATCATGTCGATCAAAAACATGAGCTTATTCAAACGCTTCAAAAGGTTTATCAAGAACAAACAAATGAAGAACCTACACTTATTTCAATCGGAGGAGGAACATATGCAAGAGCATTAGAAGCCGGTGTGGCATTTGGACCTCTTTTCCCAGGCCGTGAAGAAGTAGCGCACGAAAAAGACGAGTACATGGTAATTGAAGATTTGCTTCGTGCAACAGCTATCTATGCACAGGCTATTTACGAATTAGCTAAATAA